In one window of Astyanax mexicanus isolate ESR-SI-001 chromosome 18, AstMex3_surface, whole genome shotgun sequence DNA:
- the LOC111197186 gene encoding uncharacterized protein LOC111197186, with translation MFVFYRCLLGETTGPAQWPDDRRVVEAVCRQLCDLYPSSVQTKGVRVERWALILQDYHSIRQLVLNAPTLMSRTTLQLFEINRRTLMQWFNKRQKAQERAVLLQGVERPSASAVAQDPLPLPREQPLQPPTFAFQPFTFASPPNTAGQAVRRRQKTEMPQPPQAPGARLILPAASASQTQPVCIFISPPTSSHIPVPAFQPVQHTVQPPTAVTGAAAAAQVERVPATTAWYRKKTEDTQRRKYERSSEANLCSKCGQPKQKEFGHSRFGSETFCAANSSLTVDQWLAQMRLKHKK, from the exons ATGTTCGTGTTTTATAGGTGTCTCTTGGGAGAGACTACCGGACCTGCGCAGTGGCCAGATGATCGCAGGGTTGTGGAAGCAGTCTGCCGGCAGTTGTGCGACCTGTACCCGTCTTCTGTACAGACCAAGGGGGTGCGGGTCGAAAGGTGGGCGCTGATCCTTCAAGACTACCACAGCATAAGGCAGCTAGTCCTAAACGCTCCGACGCTGATGAGCAGGACTACGCTGCAGCTGTTTGAAATAAATCGGCGAACTCTTATGCAGTG GTTCAACAAACGTCAGAAGGCCCAGGAGCGTGCTGTTCTTCTTCAGGGGGTGGAGCGACCGAGTGCCAGCGCTGTGGCCCAGGATCCACTCCCTCTCCCGCGCGAGCAGCCCTTACAGCCCCCCACCTTTGCATTCCAGCCCTTCACCTTCGCCTCTCCGCCGAACACAGCCGGACAGGCGGTGAGGCGCCGTCAGAAGACAGAGATGCCACAACCGCCTCAAGCTCCCGGTGCTCGCCTCATCCTTCCTGCTGCCTCTGCGTCTCAGACACAGCCTGTCTGTATATTTATTTCACCGCCCACTTCATCGCATATTCCGGTACCAGCGTTTCAGCCAGTCCAGCACACCGTTCAGCCGCCCACGGCAGTgactggagcagcagcagcagcacaggttGAACGCGTTCCAGCAACCACAGCCTGGTACCGAAAGAAGACTGAGGACACCCAGAGGCGGAAATATGAGCGTTCTAGCGAGGCTAACTTGTGCTCTAAGTGTGGTCAACCCAAACAAAAAGAATTTGGCCACAGCAGGTTTGGCAGCGAGACCTTTTGTGCTGCAAACTCATCGCTAACTGTGGACCAGTGGTTGGCACAGATGAGGCTAAAACACAAGAAGTAA